A stretch of the Gracilinanus agilis isolate LMUSP501 chromosome 4, AgileGrace, whole genome shotgun sequence genome encodes the following:
- the PRKAR1A gene encoding cAMP-dependent protein kinase type I-alpha regulatory subunit → MATSGASSEEERSLRECELYVQKHNIQALLKDSIVQLCTVRPDRPMAFLREYFERLEKEESKQLQALALPVQKAVILAETREEEISPPPPNPVVKGRRRRGAISAEVYTEEDAASYVRKVIPKDYKTMAALAKAIEKNVLFSHLDDNERSDIFDAMFPASFIAGETVIQQGDEGDNFYVIDQGEMDVYVNNEWATSVGEGGSFGELALIYGTPRAATVKAKTNVKLWGIDRDSYRRILMGSTLRKRKMYEEFLSKVSILESLDKWERLTVADALEPVQFEDGQKIVVQGEPGDEFFIILEGSAAVLQRRSENEEFVEVGRLGPSDYFGEIALLMNRPRAATVVARGPLKCVKLDRPRFERVLGPCSDILKRNIQQYNSFVSLSV, encoded by the exons ATGGCAACCAGCGGTGCCAGCAGTGAGGAGGAGCGGAGCCTCCGGGAGTGTGAGCTCTATGTCCAGAAGCATAATATCCAGGCACTCCTCAAAGATTCCATTGTACAGCTCTGTACTGTTCGACCTGACAGACCCATGGCATTCCTTAGGGAATACTTTGAGAGACTGGAGAAG gagGAATCAAAACAGCTCCAGGCTCTGGCTCTGCCGGTGCAGAAAGCTGTTATCCTGGCTGAAACAAGGGAAGAAGAAATTTCTCCTCCACCTCCCAACCCAGTGGTTAAGGGTCGGAGACGAAGGGGTGCTATCAGTGCAGAGGTGTACACTGAGGAAGATGCTGCATCATATGTTAGAAAG gttATTCCGAAAGATTACAAGACTATGGCTGCTTTAGCTAAAGCCATTGAGAAGAATGTACTGTTTTCACATCTTGATGACAATGAGAGAAG TGATATTTTTGATGCCATGTTCCCAGCTTCCTTTATTGCTGGAGAGACGGTAATTCAACAAG GTGATGAAGGTGATAACTTCTATGTGATTGATCAAGGAGAGATGGAT GTCTATGTCAACAATGAATGGGCAACCAGTGTTGGAGAAGGAGGGAGCTTTGGAGAACTTGCCTTGATTTATGGAACACCCAGAGCAGCAACTGTCAAAGCCAAGACAAATGTGAAATTATGGGGCATTGATCGAGACAGCTATAGAAGAATCCTTATG GGAAGTACATTGAGAAAACGGAAGATGTATGAAGAATTCCTTAGCAAAGTATCTATATTAG AGTCTCTGGACAAATGGGAGCGTCTCACGGTGGCGGATGCATTGGAACCTGTTCAGTTTGAAGATGGGCAGAAGATTGTAGTGcaaggagaaccaggagatgaGTTCTTCATTATCTTAGAG GGTTCAGCTGCTGTTCTACAGCGTAGATCGGAGAATGAAGAATTTGTTGAAGTAGGAAGATTGGGGCCCTCTGATTATTTTG gtGAAATTGCACTTCTGATGAATCGTCCACGAGCTGCCACAGTGGTTGCTCGTGGCCCCTTGAAATGTGTTAAACTGGACCGACCCCGCTTTGAACGTGTTCTCGGCCCTTGCTCAGACATCCTCAAACGCAACATCCAGCAGTACAACAGCTTTGTATCACTATCTGTCTGA